The following proteins are encoded in a genomic region of Jaculus jaculus isolate mJacJac1 chromosome 21, mJacJac1.mat.Y.cur, whole genome shotgun sequence:
- the Brd4 gene encoding bromodomain-containing protein 4 isoform X1: MSAESGPGTRLRNLPVMGDGLETSQMSTTQAQAQPQPANAASTNPPPPETSNPNKPKRQTNQLQYLLRVVLKTLWKHQFAWPFQQPVDAVKLNLPDYYKIIKTPMDMGTIKKRLENNYYWNAQECIQDFNTMFTNCYIYNKPGDDIVLMAEALEKLFLQKINELPTEETEIMIVQAKGRGRGRKEAGTAKPGVSTVPSTTQASTPPQTQTPQQNPPPVQATPHPFPAVTPDLIVQTPVMTVVPPQPLQTPPPAPPQPPLPPVPAPQPVQSHPPIIAATPQPVKTKKGVKRKADTTTPTTIDPIHEPPSLAPEPKTTKLGPRRESSRPVKPPKKDVPDSQQHPNPAPEKGSKVSEQLKCCSGILKEMFAKKHAAYAWPFYKPVDVEALGLHDYCDIIKHPMDMSTIKSKLESREYRDAQEFGADVRLMFSNCYKYNPPDHEVVAMARKLQDVFEMRFAKMPDEPEEPVVAVSSPAVPPPTKVVAPPSSSDSSSDSSSDSDSSTDDSEEERAQRLAELQEQLKAVHEQLAALSQPQQNKPKKKEKDKKEKKKEKHKKKEEAEENKKNKAKELPPKKTKKNSSSNSNVSKKEAAPLKSKPPPAYESEEEDKCKPMSYEEKRQLSLDINKLPGEKLGRVVHIIQSREPSLKNSNPDEIEIDFETLKPSTLRELERYVTSCLRKKRKPQAEKTDVIAGSSKMKGFSSSDSESTSESSSSDSEDSETEMAPKAKKKGHPGRDQKKHHHHHHPQMQPAPTPVPQQPPPPPQQPPPPPPPQQQQQQQPPAPPAPPSMPPQTAPAMKSSPPAFITAQVPVLEPQLPGSVFDPIGHFTQPILHLPQPELPPHLPQPPEHSTPPHLNQHAVVSPPALHNALPQQPSRPSNRAAALPPKPARPPAVSPALAQPPLLPQPPMAQPPQVLLEDEEPPTPPLTSMQMQLYLQQLQKAQPPTPLLPSVKVQPPPPPPPHPPAQPPLQPPPPPPPQAQPPPRPVHLQYIQQPPPAPGQQPSHPAPGQQPPPPQPAKPQQVIQHHPSPRHHKSDPYAAGHLREAPSPLMIHSPQMPQFQSLTHQSPPQQNVQPKKQELRPPSVVQPQPLVVVKEEKIHSPIVRSEPFSPSLRPEPPKHPESIKAPIHLAQRPEMKPVDVGRPVIRPPEQSAPPPGAPDKDKQKQEPKTPVAPKKDLKIKNMGSWASLVQKHPTTPSSTAKSSSDSFEQFRRAAREKEEREKALKAQAEHAEKEKERLRQERMRSREDEDALEQARRAHEEARRRQEQQQQRQEQQQQQQQQQAAAVAAAAAPQAQSSQPQSMLDQQRELARKREQERRRREAMAATIDMNFQSDLLSIFEENLF, translated from the exons ATGTCTGCGGAGAGCGGCCCTGGGACGAGATTGAGAAATCTGCCAGTAATGGGGGATGGACTAGAAACCTCCCAAATGTCTACAACGCAGGCCCAGGCCCAACCCCAGCCAGCCAATGCAGCCAGCACCAATCCCCCACCTCCAGAGACCTCCAACCCCAATAAGCCCAAGAGGCAGACTAACCAACTGCAATATCTGCTCAGAGTGGTGCTCAAGACACTATGGAAACACCAGTTTGCATGGCCTTTCCAGCAGCCTGTGGACGCTGTCAAGCTGAACCTCCCT GATTACTATAAGATCATAAAGACGCCTATGGATATGGGAACAATAAAAAAGCGCTTGGAGAACAACTATTACTGGAACGCTCAGGAATGTATCCAGGACTTCAACACTATGTTTACAAACTGTTACATCTACAACAAG CCTGGAGACGACATCGTGTTAATGGCAGAAGCTCTGGAGAAGCTCTTCTTGCAAAAAATCAACGAACTGCCGACAGAAGAGACTGAGATCATGATCGTCCAGGCGAAAGGTCGAGGACgggggaggaaggaagcag GGACTGCCAAGCCTGGTGTTTCCACGGTACCCAGCACAACTCAAGCATCAACTCCTCCGCAGACGCAGACCCCTCAGCAGAACCCTCCACCTGTGCAGGCCACGCCTCACCCCTTCCCCGCCGTCACCCCCGACCTCATCGTCCAGACCCCTGTCATGACAGTGGTGCCgccccagccactacagacgCCGCCACCAGCGCCCCCCCAGCCACCCCTCCCGCCGGTTCCAGCTCCGCAGCCTGTGCAGAGCCACCCGCCCATCATTGCAGCCACCCCGCAGCCCGTGAAG ACAAAGAAAGGAGTGAAAAGGAAAGCAgacaccaccacccccaccacaaTCGACCCCATTCACGAGCCGCCCTCACTGGCCCCAGAGCCCAAGACCACCAAGCTGGGTCCCCGGCGGGAGAGCAGCCGGCCTGTGAAGCCCCCCAAGAAGGACGTGCCCGACTCTCAGCAGCACCCGAACCCGGCTCCAGAGAAGGGCAGCAAGGTCTCCGAGCAGCTTAAGTGCTGCAGCGGCATCCTCAAGGAGATGTTCGCCAAGAAGCACGCCGCCTACGCCTGGCCCTTCTACAAGCCTGTGGACGTGGAGGCTCTGGGCCTGCACGACTACTGCGACATCATCAAGCACCCCATGGACATGAGCACCATCAAG TCTAAACTAGAGTCCCGTGAGTACCGAGATGCTCAGGAATTTGGTGCCGATGTGCGATTGATGTTCTCCAACTGCTACAAGTACAACCCCCCTGACCACGAGGTGGTAGCCATGGCTCGGAAGCTGCAG GACGTGTTTGAAATGCGCTTTGCCAAGATGCCGGATGAGCCTGAGGAGCCGGTGGTGGCCGTGTCTTCTCCTGCAGTGCCACCCCCTACCAAGGTGGTGGCCCCACCCTCGTCCAGCGACAGCAGTAGTGACAGCTCCTCGGACAGCGACAGCTCCACCGACGACTCTGAGGAAGAGCGAGCCCAGCGGCTGGCTGAGCTCCAGGAGCAG CTCAAAGCCGTGCATGAGCAGCTTGCAGCCCTGTCGCAGCCCCAGCagaacaaaccaaagaaaaaggagaaagataagaaggaaaagaagaaggagaagcacaaaaagaaagaggaggcagaggagaacaAGAAGAACAAAGCCAAGGAACTTCCtcccaaaaagacaaagaaaaacagcagcagcaacagcaatgTGAG CAAGAAGGAGGCAGCACCCTTGAAGAGCAAGCCCCCTCCTGCCTATGAGTCGGAGGAGGAGGACAAATGCAAGCCCATGTCCTACGAGGAGAAGCGGCAGCTGAGCCTGGACATCAACAAGCTCCCTGGTGAGAAGCTGGGCCGCGTGGTGCACATCATCCAGTCCAGGGAGCCCTCGCTCAAGAACTCCAACCCTGATGAGATTGAGATTGACTTTGAGACCCTGAAGCCGTCCACGCTCCGGGAGCTGGAGCGCTATGTCACCTCCTGTTTGCGGAAGAAAAGGAAGCCTCAAG CTGAAAAGACCGATGTGATTGCTGGCTCCTCCAAGATGAAGGGCTTCTCATCCTCCGACTCGGAGAGCACCAGCGAGTCCAGCTCCTCTGACAGCGAAGACTCCGAAACAG AGATGGCTCCAAAGGCAAAGAAGAAGGGGCACCCTGGGAGGGACCAAAAAAAG caccatcaccaccaccatccgcAGATGCAGCCAGCCCCGACTCCAGTGCCCCAGCagccacctccacctccccaacaGCCTCCACCGCCCCCAccgccgcagcagcagcagcagcagcagcccccgGCCCCTCCAGCACCGCCCTCCATGCCACCGCAGACTGCCCCAGCGATGAAGTCTTCTCCCCCGGCCTTCATCACCGCCCAGGTGCCTGTCCTGGAGCCTCAGCTGCCAGGCAGTGTCTTCGACCCCATCGGCCACTTCACCCAGCCCATCCTGCACCTGCCGCAGCCTGAGCTGCCCCCTCACCTGCCCCAGCCGCCTGAGCACAGCACTCCGCCCCATCTCAACCAGCACGCCGTGGTCTCTCCTCCAG CCCTGCACAACGCCCTGCCCCAGCAGCCTTCGCGGCCCAGCAACCGAGCCGCTGCCCTTCCCCCGAAGCCGGCCCGTCCCCCAGCCGTGTCCCCTGCCCTAGCCCAGCCACCCCTGCTCCCACAGCCCCCCATGGCTCAGCCCCCCCAGGTGCTGCTGGAGGATGAAGAGCCACCTACCCCGCCCCTCACGTCCATGCAGATGCAGCTGTACCTGCAGCAGCTGCAGAAGGCGCAGCCCCCCACGCCGCTCCTCCCTTCCGTGAAGGTgcagcccccgcccccgccgccacCCCACCCTCCTGCGCAGCCGCCGTTGCAGCCACCACCGCCACCGCCTCCCCAAGCCCAGCCCCCACCACGGCCCGTGCACTTACAGTACATCCAGCAGCCACCACCAGCCCCGGGACAGCAGCCCTCCCATCCCGCCCCGGGACAGCAGCCCCCTCCACCCCAGCCTGCCAAGCCTCAGCAAGTCATCCAGCATCACCCTTCTCCCCGACACCACAAGTCAGACCCCTACGCAGCCG GTCACCTTCGTGAAGCCCCCTCCCCGCTTATGATACATTCCCCCCAGATGCCACAGTTCCAGAGCCTGACTCATCAGTCTCCACCCCAGCAAAATGTCCAGCCTAAGAAGCAG GAGCTGCGTCCGCCCTCGGTGGTCCAGCCGCAGCCCCTGGTGGTGGTGAAGGAGGAGAAGATTCACTCGCCCATCGTCCGCAGTGAGCCCTTCAGCCCCTCGCTGCGGCCAGAGCCCCCCAAGCACCCTGAGAGCATCAAGGCCCCGATCCATCTGGCCCAGC GGCCTGAGATGAAGCCCGTTGATGTCGGGAGGCCTGTGATCCGGCCGCCTGAGCAGAGTGCGCCCCCGCCGGGAGCCCCCGACAAGGACAAGCAGAAACAGGAGCCCAAAACGCCAGTAGCACCAAAAAAG GACCTGAAAATCAAGAACATGGGCTCCTGGGCCAGCCTGGTGCAGAAGCATCCCACCACCCCGTCCTCCACAGCCAAGTCATCAAGCGACAGCTTTGAGCAGTTCCGCCGCGCCGCTCGCGAGAAGGAGGAGCGGGAGAAAGCCCTGAAGGCCCAGGCCGAGCAcgctgagaaggagaaagaacgGCTGCGGCAGGAGCGCATGAG GAGCCGAGAGGATGAGGACGCACTGGAACAGGCACGGCGCGCCCACGAGGAGGCACGGCGGcgccaggagcagcagcagcagaggcaggagcagcagcagcagcagcagcagcagcaggccgCCGCTGTGGCCGCAGCCGCCGCCCCCCAGGCACAGAGCTCCCAGCCCCAGTCCATGTTGGACCAGCAGAGGGAGTTGGCCCGGAAGCGGGAGCAAGAGCGGAGGCGCCGGGAGGCA aTGGCAGCTACAATTGACATGAATTTCCAGAGTGATCTTCTGTCAATATTTGAAGAAAATCTTTTCTGA
- the Brd4 gene encoding bromodomain-containing protein 4 isoform X2: MSAESGPGTRLRNLPVMGDGLETSQMSTTQAQAQPQPANAASTNPPPPETSNPNKPKRQTNQLQYLLRVVLKTLWKHQFAWPFQQPVDAVKLNLPDYYKIIKTPMDMGTIKKRLENNYYWNAQECIQDFNTMFTNCYIYNKPGDDIVLMAEALEKLFLQKINELPTEETEIMIVQAKGRGRGRKEAGTAKPGVSTVPSTTQASTPPQTQTPQQNPPPVQATPHPFPAVTPDLIVQTPVMTVVPPQPLQTPPPAPPQPPLPPVPAPQPVQSHPPIIAATPQPVKTKKGVKRKADTTTPTTIDPIHEPPSLAPEPKTTKLGPRRESSRPVKPPKKDVPDSQQHPNPAPEKGSKVSEQLKCCSGILKEMFAKKHAAYAWPFYKPVDVEALGLHDYCDIIKHPMDMSTIKSKLESREYRDAQEFGADVRLMFSNCYKYNPPDHEVVAMARKLQDVFEMRFAKMPDEPEEPVVAVSSPAVPPPTKVVAPPSSSDSSSDSSSDSDSSTDDSEEERAQRLAELQEQLKAVHEQLAALSQPQQNKPKKKEKDKKEKKKEKHKKKEEAEENKKNKAKELPPKKTKKNSSSNSNVSKKEAAPLKSKPPPAYESEEEDKCKPMSYEEKRQLSLDINKLPGEKLGRVVHIIQSREPSLKNSNPDEIEIDFETLKPSTLRELERYVTSCLRKKRKPQAEKTDVIAGSSKMKGFSSSDSESTSESSSSDSEDSETGPA; encoded by the exons ATGTCTGCGGAGAGCGGCCCTGGGACGAGATTGAGAAATCTGCCAGTAATGGGGGATGGACTAGAAACCTCCCAAATGTCTACAACGCAGGCCCAGGCCCAACCCCAGCCAGCCAATGCAGCCAGCACCAATCCCCCACCTCCAGAGACCTCCAACCCCAATAAGCCCAAGAGGCAGACTAACCAACTGCAATATCTGCTCAGAGTGGTGCTCAAGACACTATGGAAACACCAGTTTGCATGGCCTTTCCAGCAGCCTGTGGACGCTGTCAAGCTGAACCTCCCT GATTACTATAAGATCATAAAGACGCCTATGGATATGGGAACAATAAAAAAGCGCTTGGAGAACAACTATTACTGGAACGCTCAGGAATGTATCCAGGACTTCAACACTATGTTTACAAACTGTTACATCTACAACAAG CCTGGAGACGACATCGTGTTAATGGCAGAAGCTCTGGAGAAGCTCTTCTTGCAAAAAATCAACGAACTGCCGACAGAAGAGACTGAGATCATGATCGTCCAGGCGAAAGGTCGAGGACgggggaggaaggaagcag GGACTGCCAAGCCTGGTGTTTCCACGGTACCCAGCACAACTCAAGCATCAACTCCTCCGCAGACGCAGACCCCTCAGCAGAACCCTCCACCTGTGCAGGCCACGCCTCACCCCTTCCCCGCCGTCACCCCCGACCTCATCGTCCAGACCCCTGTCATGACAGTGGTGCCgccccagccactacagacgCCGCCACCAGCGCCCCCCCAGCCACCCCTCCCGCCGGTTCCAGCTCCGCAGCCTGTGCAGAGCCACCCGCCCATCATTGCAGCCACCCCGCAGCCCGTGAAG ACAAAGAAAGGAGTGAAAAGGAAAGCAgacaccaccacccccaccacaaTCGACCCCATTCACGAGCCGCCCTCACTGGCCCCAGAGCCCAAGACCACCAAGCTGGGTCCCCGGCGGGAGAGCAGCCGGCCTGTGAAGCCCCCCAAGAAGGACGTGCCCGACTCTCAGCAGCACCCGAACCCGGCTCCAGAGAAGGGCAGCAAGGTCTCCGAGCAGCTTAAGTGCTGCAGCGGCATCCTCAAGGAGATGTTCGCCAAGAAGCACGCCGCCTACGCCTGGCCCTTCTACAAGCCTGTGGACGTGGAGGCTCTGGGCCTGCACGACTACTGCGACATCATCAAGCACCCCATGGACATGAGCACCATCAAG TCTAAACTAGAGTCCCGTGAGTACCGAGATGCTCAGGAATTTGGTGCCGATGTGCGATTGATGTTCTCCAACTGCTACAAGTACAACCCCCCTGACCACGAGGTGGTAGCCATGGCTCGGAAGCTGCAG GACGTGTTTGAAATGCGCTTTGCCAAGATGCCGGATGAGCCTGAGGAGCCGGTGGTGGCCGTGTCTTCTCCTGCAGTGCCACCCCCTACCAAGGTGGTGGCCCCACCCTCGTCCAGCGACAGCAGTAGTGACAGCTCCTCGGACAGCGACAGCTCCACCGACGACTCTGAGGAAGAGCGAGCCCAGCGGCTGGCTGAGCTCCAGGAGCAG CTCAAAGCCGTGCATGAGCAGCTTGCAGCCCTGTCGCAGCCCCAGCagaacaaaccaaagaaaaaggagaaagataagaaggaaaagaagaaggagaagcacaaaaagaaagaggaggcagaggagaacaAGAAGAACAAAGCCAAGGAACTTCCtcccaaaaagacaaagaaaaacagcagcagcaacagcaatgTGAG CAAGAAGGAGGCAGCACCCTTGAAGAGCAAGCCCCCTCCTGCCTATGAGTCGGAGGAGGAGGACAAATGCAAGCCCATGTCCTACGAGGAGAAGCGGCAGCTGAGCCTGGACATCAACAAGCTCCCTGGTGAGAAGCTGGGCCGCGTGGTGCACATCATCCAGTCCAGGGAGCCCTCGCTCAAGAACTCCAACCCTGATGAGATTGAGATTGACTTTGAGACCCTGAAGCCGTCCACGCTCCGGGAGCTGGAGCGCTATGTCACCTCCTGTTTGCGGAAGAAAAGGAAGCCTCAAG CTGAAAAGACCGATGTGATTGCTGGCTCCTCCAAGATGAAGGGCTTCTCATCCTCCGACTCGGAGAGCACCAGCGAGTCCAGCTCCTCTGACAGCGAAGACTCCGAAACAG GTCCTGCCTAA